The DNA region CGGGCCCGAAGCCTTCGAGGACCCCGACATCGTCATGCTCTGGGACGACAACGGACGAACCGTCGCAGCAGGAACCGCGTACGAGGAAGACGAACTCTCATGACCGTCATCGTCGTCGCAGCGTGTCCCACCGGCCTGCGCGGTCACTTCACCCGCTGGCTGCTTGAAATCGCACCCGGCGTCTTCGTCGGCAAGACCACCACCCGAGTCAGAAACCTTATGTGGCAGCGAGTCACCGAAATGGCCAAGACCGGGCGGGCCATCATGGTCCACACCACCAACAACGAACATGGCCTCGCGTTTCAAGTCCACAACCACGACTGGACACCCATCGACTACGAAGGCATCAACCTCATCCTCCGCCCCAACAACCAACAA from Alloactinosynnema sp. L-07 includes:
- the cas2e gene encoding type I-E CRISPR-associated endoribonuclease Cas2e, with translation MTVIVVAACPTGLRGHFTRWLLEIAPGVFVGKTTTRVRNLMWQRVTEMAKTGRAIMVHTTNNEHGLAFQVHNHDWTPIDYEGINLILRPNNQQADRPERKTGWSNASQRRRRPTPNPKPNDNST